Within the Setaria viridis chromosome 3, Setaria_viridis_v4.0, whole genome shotgun sequence genome, the region TGATGTTGAGTATGTGCGCCATTGGCCATCATATATGTAGAAACATACACCCCAGTGATCAAAGTGCACAACTGTTATACAAATGTCAGCCAGTCAGGTGACCGTACAAGTATAGCGCATAATTTGTTGCTTCTAAGCATGCGCAAATGACAAAATAAAAGAATGCTAAGTTACTTTACGCTTCTTATATTTACAAGAGCTGCAAAGTAAGCTCACATTCAGATAAAATGTAGGCACAAGGTGTTGGGGGTCGGGGTATGTGGTGAAGTCCTTGCTTTTCAGAGGATCCTGTATAAATCACCTCACAGAATCAACAGTAGTAATGGCCTTCTTCACAAGGGTTCCTCAGAAAAAAGTACATACAGCGCATTTCCTCCAAACTTCCTTCAAAATCATATCCACCAAAAATGGGTTGAAAAGATGGGTTTATATAGGAGCTACTTCAAACCCATGCAAAGGAGATCTGTATCTGATGGAGCATTAAAGTAAATCCATTTACTCAATCCTTTCAAGATTATATTTCACCATCTTCTCAAGGGTACTTCGGAAGTCGCTTCTCGGAAGGCACTGCAGATTTTGGATAGCCAAGTCACCCTTCTCTCTCGCAAGCTCATGTGCCCTCCTTATTCCACCACTTCTATGAACAAGGTCTATCGCAGCAGCTAACGAATCCGTCTCACTGAACTCGGAATCGATGATCTCCCTCAGCTCTGGTTCATCTTGCAAAGCGAAGATGACCGGAGCCGTCAGATTTCCCTTTGCCAAGTCACTTCCTGCTGGTTTGCCAAGTTGCTCAGCGGACTGGGTGAAGTCCAGGATGTCATCAACTACCTGGAAGGAGAGCCCAAGATTCCTGCCATATTCATACATTTGTTCACAAATTGCAGTGCTGACGCCACTGAATATGGCGGCTGACCTTGTGCTTGCTGCGATCAGAGATGCAGTTTTGTAGTAGCTCTTGAGAAGGTAATCGTCAAGGGTGATGTCACAGTCAAACAGAGTGGAGGCTTGTTTTATCTCACCACTCGCAAAGTCCTTGATTACCTGTTACAGTGCAATCTATGTAAATAAAATCAAGTAAGATTAAACAAGGTATGAAAGCTTGCTCAAGTTCTCGATTACCTGACTGATCAGCTTTATAACTTCAATGTTTTCTAGGTTTGCAAGGAACCAAGAAGATTGCGCAAACATAAAATCGCCAGCAAGTACAGCCACCCGTGTACCATATAGCTGATGAATAGTTTCCTTCCCTGAAAAAGAATCAAAGTATACATTAGACTATTGATCAACTGAATCTTGAATAAGTATTGGAAATAAATATTAGGTTGCCAATGTGGTGGGGAGGATGTTTAGCGTCTTGTTAACTAGGTTAATGACCTAGGACCCACTTCAGTGTTCATTACTTTGTTAAGTCAATGCATAAACTCCTTGCTAAATTttcaaagaaaatgaaaatgacaACATGAAGACTGCAATTTTCTATGATGATTTTATTTGATTACAGTCATCCTATAAGGAATGTGGAAGAAAAAGGTAGCAACAGTAGGACTCCCAAAAGAAATCATAGTTCCCAAATTAATCAATGCCTCTAATGTTGGAAGTGTTTCCAAGATAAAAAACCAGTAGAAACAAATGCATCTATaaattgaaaagaaaagaaagaaaatttttATTAACAATATTTATTTGAAAATAACATAACATTACCTCTTCGCATCCCACTGTCATCTATGACATCATCATGTATTAAACTAGCAGTGTGAATCATCTCTATAATCTCTGCCAAGCGTTGATGTTCTGTAGTTAGCTCCCTGGATTCCAGAAAAATAAAGGCTCAATTAATAATTTCAAACATCCCCTTAT harbors:
- the LOC117848120 gene encoding probable solanesyl-diphosphate synthase 3, chloroplastic → MAAPSSSLASSSHLSRRGTATAGAAAVVPSSPLQPQPQPQLLRHACSARRTQRVRCSWAGGRAASRRRTLGVCFVVSPSQPAGLAAINVPAASIPNTTTIPERISVSSLLEVVSDDLLKLNNNLKSLVGAENPVLVSAAEQIFGAGGKRLRPALVFLVSRATAELAGLSELTTEHQRLAEIIEMIHTASLIHDDVIDDSGMRRGKETIHQLYGTRVAVLAGDFMFAQSSWFLANLENIEVIKLISQVIKDFASGEIKQASTLFDCDITLDDYLLKSYYKTASLIAASTRSAAIFSGVSTAICEQMYEYGRNLGLSFQVVDDILDFTQSAEQLGKPAGSDLAKGNLTAPVIFALQDEPELREIIDSEFSETDSLAAAIDLVHRSGGIRRAHELAREKGDLAIQNLQCLPRSDFRSTLEKMVKYNLERIE